A single region of the Acetivibrio cellulolyticus CD2 genome encodes:
- a CDS encoding DUF2161 family putative PD-(D/E)XK-type phosphodiesterase: protein MKKEEDEMKEKKKGTLYEEDLYAPIRDYLTGEGYTVKGEVKHCDVMAVKYDEMLVVEMKKTLNLDVILQAAIRQRLTDRVYIAVPKKGKLMFTKRWKNICYLLRRLELGLFLVSFKGDIAFVEEVITPQPFNRNVSIKRSNRKKRDVLNEFSKRHGDYNTGGCTGKKLVTAYREEAIHIGALISKYGDLSPKSLKKLGADKDKTSKILQDNHYGWFDRVARGVYALTDKGKAELYEYHELVDFYLKEN, encoded by the coding sequence ATGAAAAAAGAAGAGGACGAAATGAAAGAGAAGAAGAAAGGCACGTTATACGAAGAAGATTTATATGCTCCAATAAGAGATTATCTTACAGGAGAAGGCTATACAGTAAAAGGTGAAGTTAAGCACTGTGATGTTATGGCTGTAAAATATGATGAGATGCTGGTTGTGGAAATGAAGAAAACCCTAAACCTTGATGTCATTCTTCAAGCTGCAATTAGGCAGAGGTTAACAGACAGGGTTTATATAGCTGTTCCCAAAAAAGGCAAATTGATGTTTACTAAGAGGTGGAAGAATATATGTTACCTCTTAAGAAGGCTTGAACTAGGACTGTTTCTGGTATCCTTTAAAGGTGATATAGCCTTTGTTGAAGAGGTTATTACTCCTCAGCCATTTAACCGGAATGTCAGCATAAAAAGGTCAAACAGAAAAAAAAGAGATGTTCTCAATGAATTTTCAAAAAGGCATGGTGATTACAATACTGGGGGGTGCACAGGCAAAAAGCTTGTAACTGCCTACAGAGAGGAGGCAATACACATTGGTGCTCTGATTAGCAAGTATGGAGATTTAAGTCCTAAAAGCCTTAAAAAGCTAGGTGCGGATAAGGATAAAACATCAAAGATATTGCAGGATAATCACTACGGATGGTTTGACAGGGTGGCGAGAGGAGTGTATGCCTTGACGGACAAGGGAAAGGCGGAACTTTATGAATACCATGAACTTGTAGACTTCTATTTGAAAGAGAATTGA
- a CDS encoding ATP-binding protein, which translates to MKKRKTLGLLINDLDGSYQTILWLLLKRTAEELDCNLMVFEGRSLRRDIYADKQHHIIYNFIDKERIDGLIIISGALANYITQDEFMKFCKKYAGIPIISIGIVIPNAISLIFDNKEGMKSLVRHLTDDHGYKKIIFATGPDGNIDSVERFEAYKEILEEKNIGFDEKLIFHGDFVTNTGFKIMEEIILSNMEYDAIVFANDDMALGALKRLKNIEGMEKCDLNKKPVICGFDDSLYAGKSSPALTTVRQPLKEMCYKAVELLINNTSNECKEEVIIFPSVLVKRESCGCSYSKDGNDLNANNSIKYKQNFRIHENIQTYLIDELFSKLTPVLKQCYVKSCFVLKYVEGPIFYDEEMAFDESFKVPHRSELIYAYCNGKRSDINDNNRIIKTTEIVPDSFIPRDRRFVYLVKPLFFRNEHFGFVCFEVTDDDVITFELLRGQISNALKGALMLLERERIEESLRETERLASLGQLIGGISHNLMSPIMSIAGVSAALEDLINEYRGSIGDTSVTNEDHYEICDDMTEWVKKLIEYNAYMSQVISTVKAQAVQLNAHSINDFTIDELVNRIKFLKNSDITIKKSNLELFVDADKSTTIAGDISNMIQVLDNLIKNAIQSYESKELNECRVELYIRKNENMIIIMVKDYGEGISEDIKSRIFKFMVTTKGKNGTGLSLLLSYSTIIGKFGGEIWFESKEKQGTVFCIAVPIS; encoded by the coding sequence ATGAAAAAACGCAAGACACTAGGTCTGCTTATTAATGATTTAGATGGAAGTTATCAAACAATCCTGTGGTTATTGTTAAAGCGTACGGCTGAGGAATTGGACTGTAACTTAATGGTTTTCGAAGGAAGGTCATTGAGGAGAGATATATATGCGGATAAACAGCATCATATAATTTATAACTTTATTGATAAGGAAAGAATAGATGGACTTATTATTATAAGTGGTGCATTAGCTAACTACATAACACAAGATGAGTTCATGAAATTTTGCAAAAAGTATGCTGGTATTCCGATAATATCCATTGGTATCGTAATACCTAATGCAATAAGTCTTATTTTTGATAATAAGGAAGGGATGAAAAGTCTTGTCAGGCATTTGACTGATGACCATGGATATAAAAAGATTATATTTGCGACAGGACCTGATGGCAATATAGATTCAGTTGAACGTTTTGAAGCATATAAGGAGATCCTTGAGGAAAAGAATATAGGATTTGATGAGAAGCTTATATTCCATGGTGATTTTGTAACTAATACGGGTTTTAAGATTATGGAAGAAATTATTCTTTCGAATATGGAGTATGATGCTATTGTATTTGCAAATGATGATATGGCTTTAGGTGCTTTAAAGAGATTGAAAAACATAGAAGGTATGGAAAAATGTGATTTAAATAAGAAGCCGGTTATATGTGGATTTGACGACTCTTTATATGCGGGTAAATCATCCCCGGCTCTCACTACTGTAAGACAGCCACTTAAGGAAATGTGTTATAAAGCTGTTGAGCTATTAATAAACAATACATCCAATGAATGCAAAGAAGAAGTGATTATATTTCCTTCTGTTTTAGTAAAGAGGGAATCTTGCGGTTGTAGTTATAGCAAAGATGGTAACGACTTGAACGCTAACAATTCAATAAAGTATAAACAAAATTTTAGAATACATGAAAATATACAGACTTATTTGATTGATGAACTTTTTAGTAAACTTACACCTGTACTGAAACAATGTTATGTAAAAAGCTGTTTTGTTTTAAAATATGTTGAAGGTCCTATTTTCTATGATGAAGAAATGGCTTTTGATGAATCTTTTAAGGTGCCGCATAGATCAGAGTTGATCTATGCATACTGCAATGGTAAACGCAGTGATATAAATGACAACAATAGGATTATAAAGACTACGGAAATTGTTCCGGATTCTTTTATTCCAAGGGATAGAAGATTTGTTTATCTTGTCAAGCCTTTATTTTTCAGAAATGAACATTTCGGTTTTGTATGTTTTGAAGTGACCGATGATGATGTAATAACTTTTGAATTGTTGCGAGGACAGATAAGCAATGCACTAAAAGGTGCTCTTATGCTTCTTGAAAGAGAGCGAATTGAAGAGAGCTTGAGAGAAACTGAAAGACTGGCATCGCTAGGACAACTTATTGGGGGCATTTCTCATAACCTTATGTCTCCGATTATGTCGATTGCAGGTGTATCTGCTGCTTTGGAAGATTTGATTAATGAATACAGGGGATCGATAGGAGATACATCGGTAACCAATGAGGACCACTATGAAATTTGTGATGATATGACAGAATGGGTTAAGAAGTTAATAGAATACAATGCTTACATGTCTCAAGTTATATCGACTGTTAAAGCTCAGGCAGTTCAGCTAAATGCTCATTCAATTAATGATTTTACAATAGATGAACTGGTAAATAGGATTAAATTCCTGAAAAACAGTGATATTACTATTAAGAAGTCCAATCTTGAGTTGTTTGTAGATGCAGATAAAAGCACTACAATTGCAGGAGATATATCAAATATGATTCAGGTACTGGATAATTTAATAAAAAATGCAATCCAATCATATGAAAGTAAAGAACTTAATGAGTGCAGGGTTGAGTTATATATTAGGAAAAACGAAAATATGATAATTATAATGGTTAAGGATTATGGTGAAGGAATATCAGAGGATATTAAGTCACGCATATTTAAGTTTATGGTGACTACCAAGGGTAAAAATGGAACAGGGTTGAGTCTTTTGTTATCCTACTCAACTATCATAGGGAAATTTGGAGGAGAAATTTGGTTTGAATCTAAAGAAAAGCAGGGGACTGTATTTTGTATAGCGGTGCCTATAAGTTAG